The following are from one region of the Ananas comosus cultivar F153 linkage group 20, ASM154086v1, whole genome shotgun sequence genome:
- the LOC109725381 gene encoding 40S ribosomal protein S14 produces MSGRKKTREPKEENVTLGPAVREGEHVFGVAHIYASFNDTFIHVTDLSGRETLVRITGGMKVKADRDESSPYAAMLAAQDVSQRCKELGITALHIKLRATGGNKTKTPGPGAQSALRALARSGMKIGRIEDVTPIPTDSTRRKGGRRGRRL; encoded by the exons aTG TCCGGGAGGAAGAAGACTCGGGAGCCCAAGGAGGAGAACGTGACGCTCGGTCCCGCGGTGCGAGAAGGAGAGCATGTGTTCGGTGTCGCTCACATCTATGCTTCGTTTAATGACACCTTCATT CATGTCACTGATCTGTCGGGAAGAGAAACGCTTGTTCGCATTACTG GTGGTATGAAGGTCAAAGCCGATAGAGATGAGTCATCTCCTTATGCTGCCATGCTTGCAGCCCAAGATGTTTCCCAGCGATGCAAG GAGCTAGGAATTACTGCTCTTCATATTAAGCTGCGAGCTACTGGTGGGAACAAGACGAAGACCCCTGGTCCTGGTGCCCAATCCGCTCTTAGAGCCCTCGCTCGCTCTGGAATGAAAATCGGTCGTATAG AGGATGTGACTCCGATCCCGACGGATAGCACCCGCAGAAAGGGTgggagaagagggaggaggcTGTAA